One Zeugodacus cucurbitae isolate PBARC_wt_2022May chromosome 3, idZeuCucr1.2, whole genome shotgun sequence genomic region harbors:
- the LOC105217920 gene encoding ras-related protein Rab-5B, producing MATTARSGGNASGSTAQRPNGTQQNKNCQFKLVLLGESAVGKSSLVLRFVKGQFHEYQESTIGAAFLTQTICIEDTVVKFEIWDTAGQERYHSLAPMYYRGAQAAIVVYDIQNQDSFQRAKTWVKELHKQASPNIVIALAGNKADLSNMRVVEYEEAKQYAEENGLLFMETSAKTGMNVNDIFLAIAKKLPKNDGAHNQGAPAGRRLNENENTRQTNNCCK from the exons ATGGCAACAACTGCACGTAGCGGTGGCAATGCCAGTGGCAGTACAGCTCAGCGTCCCAACGGTACACAGCAAAATAAGAATTGCCAATTCAAATTGGTGCTATTGGGCGAATCGGCGGTGGGCAAATCATCGCTTGTGCTACGCTTCGTTAAAGGGCAATTCCACGAATATCAAGAGAGTACGATAGGCGCTGCATTTCTAACACAAACCATCTGCATAGAGGATACGGTggtcaaatttgaaatttgggaTACGGCCGGTCAAGAACG ATATCACAGCTTAGCTCCTATGTACTATCGTGGTGCTCAAGCCGCCATCGTGGTGTACGATATACAAAATCAAGACAGTTTTCAGCGTGCAAAAACCTGGGTCAAGGAACTGCATAAACAA GCATCGCCGAACATTGTTATTGCCCTGGCTGGCAATAAAGCGGATTTATCAAATATGCGTGTTGTAGAATACGAAGAAGCAAAGCAATATGCCGAAGAGAACGGTCTACTCTTTATGGAGACGTCGGCAAAAACGGGAATGAATGTGAATGATATATTCTTAGCTATTG CTAAGAAGTTACCTAAAAACGATGGAGCACACAATCAAGGCGCTCCTGCTGGTAGAAGgctgaatgaaaatgaaaatacccGACAAACAAACAATTGCTGCAAGTGA